One window from the genome of Lutra lutra chromosome X, mLutLut1.2, whole genome shotgun sequence encodes:
- the DNASE1L1 gene encoding deoxyribonuclease-1-like 1 → MHYPAMLLLLLPGGAEAFRICAFNGQRLTLSKAAREHVMDTFVRILARCDIMVLQEVVDASGSAISLLLRELNRFDGSGFYSVLSSPSLGRSTYMEKYVYVYRSHKTQILDSYVYEDTDDLFAREPFVAQFTFPSKVLPSLVLVPLHTTPKAVEKELNALYDVFLDVSQRWQSQDMILLGDFNADCASLPKKRLGELVLRTQAGFQWVIGDEEDTTVRASTRCAYDRVVLHGGRCQSLLRSAAAFNFPRSFGLTEEEALNISDHYPVEVELNRAAPGLPPLGLAALLLLLLLLLPRLGLVA, encoded by the exons ATGCACTACCCAGCCAtgctcctgcttctcctgcctgggGGCGCTGAGGCCTTTCGCATCTGTGCCTTCAATGGCCAGCGGCTGACGCTTTCCAAGGCGGCCAGAGAACATGTGATGGACACCTTTGTTCGG ATCCTGGCTCGCTGTGACATCATGGTGCTGCAGGAGGTGGTGGATGCTTCTGGCAGTgctatctctctccttctccgaGAACTCAATCG ATTTGACGGCTCTGGGTTCTACAGCGTCTTGAGCAGCCCCTCGCTGGGGCGCAGCACATACATGGAGAAGTACGTGTACGTGTACCG GTCACACAAGACACAGATCCTGGATTCCTACGTGTATGAGGACACGGATGACCTCTTTGCCCGGGAGCCCTTTGTGGCCCAGTTCACTTTTCCCAGCAAGg TCCTTCCCAGCCTGGTGCTGGTCCCGCTGCACACCACTCCGAAGGCCGTGGAGAAGGAGCTGAACGCCCTGTACGACGTGTTTCTGGATGTCTCCCAGCGCTGGCAGAGCCAG GACATGATCTTGCTCGGGGACTTCAACGCTGACTGTGCCTCACTGCCCAAAAAGCGCCTAGGGGAGCTGGTGCTGCGGACGCAGGCAGGCTTCCAGTGGGTGATCGGCGACGAGGAGGACACCACGGTGCGGGCCAGCACCCGCTGCGCTTACGACCGCGTGGTGCTGCACGGGGGGCGCTGTCAGAGCCTGCTGCGCTCCGCGGCTGCCTTTAACTTCCCCAGGAGCTTCGGCCTCACTGAGGAGGAG GCCCTCAACATCAGCGACCACTACCCTGTGGAAGTAGAGCTGAACCGGGCGGCACCCGGGCTCCCGCCTCTTGGCCTGGCCgccctgttgctgctgctgctgctcctgctccccCGCCTGGGCCTGGTGGCCTGA
- the RPL10 gene encoding 60S ribosomal protein L10 isoform X1, translating into MGRRPARCYRYCKNKPYPKSRFCRGVPDAKIRIFDLGRKKAKVDEFPLCGHMVSDEYEQLSSEALEAARICANKYMVKSCGKDGFHIRVRLHPFHVIRINKMLSCAGADRLQTGMRGAFGKPQGTVARVHIGQVIMSIRTKLQNKEHVIEALRRAKFKFPGRQKIHISKKWGFTKFNADEFEDMVAEKRLIPDGCGVKYIPNRGPLDKWRALHS; encoded by the exons ATGGGCCGCCGCCCCGCCCGGTG TTACCGGTATTGCAAGAACAAGCCGTATCCAAAATCTCGCTTCTGCAGAGGTGTCCCTG ATGCCAAGATTCGCATCTTTGACCTGGGGCGGAAGAAGGCAAAAGTAGATGAGTTCCCACTATGCGGCCACATGGTGTCTGATGAATACGAGCAGCTCTCCTCTGAAG CCCTGGAGGCTGCCCGTATTTGTGCCAACAAATACATGGTGAAAAGCTGTGGCAAAGATGGTTTTCACATCCGAGTGCGGCTCCATCCCTTCCATGTCATCCGCATCAACAAGATGTTGTCCTGTGCTGGAGCAGACAG GCTGCAGACAGGTATGCGGGGTGCCTTTGGAAAGCCCCAGGGCACAGTAGCCAGGGTCCACATTGGCCAAGTCATCATGTCCATCCGTACCAAGCTGCAGAACAAGGAGCATGTGATTGAGGCCCTACGCAGGGCCAAGTTCAAGTTCCCTGGCCGCCAGAAG ATCCACATCTCCAAGAAGTGGGGCTTTACTAAGTTCAATGCAGATGAATTTGAAGACATGGTGGCTGAAAAGCGGCTTATCCCAGATGGCTGTGGGGTCAAATACATCCCTAACCGTGGTCCCTTGGACAAATGGAGGGCTCTGCACTCATGA
- the RPL10 gene encoding 60S ribosomal protein L10 isoform X2: MGRRPARCYRYCKNKPYPKSRFCRGVPDAKIRIFDLGRKKAKVDEFPLCGHMVSDEYEQLSSEALEAARICANKYMVKSCGKDGFHIRVRLHPFHVIRINKMLSCAGADRYAGCLWKAPGHSSQGPHWPSHHVHPYQAAEQGACD, translated from the exons ATGGGCCGCCGCCCCGCCCGGTG TTACCGGTATTGCAAGAACAAGCCGTATCCAAAATCTCGCTTCTGCAGAGGTGTCCCTG ATGCCAAGATTCGCATCTTTGACCTGGGGCGGAAGAAGGCAAAAGTAGATGAGTTCCCACTATGCGGCCACATGGTGTCTGATGAATACGAGCAGCTCTCCTCTGAAG CCCTGGAGGCTGCCCGTATTTGTGCCAACAAATACATGGTGAAAAGCTGTGGCAAAGATGGTTTTCACATCCGAGTGCGGCTCCATCCCTTCCATGTCATCCGCATCAACAAGATGTTGTCCTGTGCTGGAGCAGACAG GTATGCGGGGTGCCTTTGGAAAGCCCCAGGGCACAGTAGCCAGGGTCCACATTGGCCAAGTCATCATGTCCATCCGTACCAAGCTGCAGAACAAGGAGCATGTGATTGA